Proteins encoded by one window of Salvia splendens isolate huo1 chromosome 7, SspV2, whole genome shotgun sequence:
- the LOC121811683 gene encoding GATA transcription factor 15-like has product MDLKVDKKADFEKKNGSVSPLKTCSDCHTSRTPLWRGGPAGPKSLCNACGIKYNKKRRQLLGLDSGKPNKKKKRTSVVRSNEVREILKMRFKSEIVLQRSGKLMNKLREEERAAILLMALSCGSSVYA; this is encoded by the exons ATGGATCTGAAAGTAGATAAG AAAGCAGATTTTGAGAAGAAAAATGGCAGTGTTTCTCCATTGAAGACCTGCAGCGACTGTCACACTTCGAGAACTCCGCTATGGCGAGGCGGTCCAGCTGGACCGAAG TCTCTATGCAATGCCTGCGGGATAAAATACAACAAGAAGAGGAGGCAGCTTCTAGGGTTGGATTCGGGAAAGCCAAACAAGAAGAAAAAGCGAACGAGCGTTGTGCGAAGCAACGAGGTCAGAGAGATTTTAAAAATGCGATTCAAAAGCGAGATTGTGTTGCAGAGATCGGGAAAGTTGATGAACAAGttgagagaggaagagagagcgGCGATACTGTTGATGGCGCTTTCGTGTGGATCATCTGTCTACGCTTAG
- the LOC121742366 gene encoding importin subunit alpha-like → MSLRPNARTEVRRSRYKVAVDAEEGRRRREDNMVEIRKNRREENLLKKRREGLQPQQLPSVVNVPQLDKKLESLPALIDGVWSDDGPRQLESTTQFRKLLSIERNPPIEEVIQSGVVPRFVEFLARDDYPQLQFEAAWALTNIASGTSDNTKVVIDHGAVPIFVKLLTSPSDDVREQAVWALGNVAGDSPKCRDLVLGYGALMPLLSQFSDQSKLSMLRNATWTLSNFCRGKPQPPFEQVKPALLALTLLIHMNDEEVLTDSCWALSYLSDGVNEKIQAVIDADVCPRLIELLLHPSPSVLIPALRTVGNIVTGDDVQTQVIIEKGALPCLLNLLTQNYKKSIKKEACWTISNITAGNKDQIQAVIAAGIFSPLLALLQSAEFEIKKEASWAISNATSGGTPDQIKFLVGEGCIKPMCDLLICPDPRIVTVCLEGLENILKVGEAEKSQGNTGDVNVYAQMIDDAEGLEKIENLQSHDNNEIYEKSVKILETYWLEDDDEQVMAGDATQQSGFNFGGGDLPVPTGGFQFS, encoded by the exons ATGTCGTTGAGGCCGAACGCCAGGACGGAGGTCCGCCGGAGCCGCTACAAGGTGGCGGTCGACGCGGAGGAGGGACGCCGGAGGCGGGAGGACAACATGGTGGAGATCCGGAAGAACAGAAGGGAGGAGAATTTGCTCAAAAAGCGGCGGGAGGGGCTTCAACCTCAGCAGCTACCCTCTGTGGTCAACGTTCCGCAGCTTGATAAGAAG CTTGAAAGTCTTCCAGCATTGATTGATGGTGTTTGGTCTGATGATGGTCCGCGGCAACTGGAGTCCACAACTCAGTTCCGGAAACTTCTTTCAATTG AGCGAAATCCGCCGATTGAGGAAGTAATACAGTCCGGAGTTGTTCCTAGGTTTGTAGAGTTTCTTGCAAGGGACGATTATCCGCAGCTTCAG TTTGAGGCAGCATGGGCCCTCACAAACATTGCCTCTGGAACATCTGATAACACCAAAGTTGTGATTGATCATGGCGCTGTCCCAATATTTGTGAaacttcttacttctccaagtgATGATGTTCGCGAACAG GCAGTCTGGGCTTTAGGAAACGTCGCAGGTGACTCACCAAAATGTCGTGATCTGGTTCTCGGTTATGGGGCTTTAATGCCGTTGTTATCGCAATTTAGTGACCAATCGAAACTATCCATGTTGAGAAATGCAACATGGACTCTGTCAAACTTTTGTAGGGGAAAGCCACAGCCTCCATTTGAACAG GTGAAGCCCGCCCTCCTTGCTCTTACTCTTCTTATTCATATGAATGATGAAGAGGTCCTGACAGATTCATGCTGGGCACTTTCGTATCTATCTGATGGTGTTAATGAGAAAATCCAAGCTGTGATTGATGCTGATGTTTGTCCTCGTCTTATTGAGCTTTTACT ACACCCATCACCATCTGTTTTGATACCTGCCCTGCGCACTGTTGGAAATATTGTGACTGGTGATGATGTCCAGACTCAG GTCATCATTGAAAAGGGGGCTCTTCCTTGCCTGCTTAACTTGTTGACACAAAATTATAAGAAAAGTATCAAGAAAGAAGCTTGTTGGACCATCTCGAACATAACAGCAGGAAATAAGGACCAGATCCAG GCTGTGATTGCTGCTGGTATTTTCTCTCCTCTTCTTGCTCTGCTTCAAAGTGCTGAATTTGAGATAAAGAAAGAGGCATCCTGGGCTATTTCAAATGCCACTTCTGGTGGAACTCCAGACCAAATCAA GTTTTTGGTTGGTGAGGGATGTATAAAGCCGATGTGCGACCTTCTTATTTGTCCCGATCCACGCATTGTCACAGTCTGCTTGGAAGGTCTCGAGAACATTCTTAAGGTTGGAGAAGCTGAGAAGAGCCAAGGTAACACCGGAGATGTGAATGTCTATGCTCAGATGATTGATGACGCAGAAGGTCTAGAGAAGATTGAAAATCTCCAAAGTCATGACAACAATGAAATCTATGAGAAGTCTGTGAAGATTCTTGAAACATATTGGTTGGAAGACGATGATGAACAGGTCATGGCTGGAGATGCTACACAGCAATCTGGCTTTAACTTTGGAGGTGGCGACCTACCTGTTCCAACAGGGGGCTTTCAATTCAGTTGA